In Runella sp. SP2, the genomic window TAACATCAGTTCTCAAATCAGCGGCTTTGCGGGCACATCGGCAGGCTCCATTGTGGCGGCCTTGGGAGCTTGCCGCATTTCTTCCGATACCCTCAATACGTTTTTGGCCTCTACCAACTACGAAAACTTCAAAGACAAAGGAAACATCCTTAATTTCCTGACCGACCTTGCTAAGAAATTTGGACTGTATGAAGGGGAGTATTTTTTGGATAGTTGGTTTAAAGTTTTTCTCCAACAACAAGGCATCAACCCTGCCATCACTTTTCAAGAAGTATATGCTAAGTTTGGTACAACCTTGAAAGTTTTTTCAACCGACTTAAACACCCAAAAAATCCAAGAATTTTCCATAACTACCACTCCGAATGTCCAAATCGCAATGGCTGTACGGGCTTCGATGTCCATTCCCTTGTTTTTTAGAGCTTGGCAATTTCCCGACTCAATTCCCAACAACCATATCTTCGTTGACGGTGGCGTCATGTATAATTACCCCATTGATTGCTTTGACAGCCCGACAACTTCTCCCCAATCGACCTTGGGCTTTTTTCTAACCGATTTACACAATGTCTCTCCACCAAATGGTTTAACCTACGGCATTGACTATCTGGAAACCTACATCAAATCGTTGTTTGAAGCCCTTTTAAATTCACAAGATTTGATGATTCAAAAAAACCTTTACGAAGACAAAAGAACCATTCAAATTGACGACTTAGGAATTTCGGCCACCGATTTTAACATTACACCGCAGCAAGTACAAGCTTTGTACCATTCGGGATATACCTCTACCCAAACCTTTTTACAAGCTTTTCTGGGCTAATTTTACCCCCAACTTAGCACCTATTTTTTGTCCTAACCTTTTTGGAAAGTATTCCCAAAAGGGTTAGGCATTTTTAAATCAATAAATTCAAAAAAATAATTTGAAAAATAATAGAAAAGCGGGTAATATTGTGTCCAAACGACACATTCAGAGGAATGAACCAATACCCTCATTCAACCCGCTTACTGGTTGCCATCGACTGTATCATCTTCGGTTTTGACGGAGACGAGATAAAACTGCTAGTTATCAAACGTAATTTTGAACCAGAACGCGGCAAGTGGTCGCTGATGGGCGGATTTGTAAACCAAGAAGAAGACCTGGAAGTAGGAGCTGAACGGATTTTGTATGAGCTAACAGGACTAAACAATATTTATGTCGAACAATTACTAACGTTTGGCAAGGTCAATCGTGATCCTGTAGAGCGCACCATTTCAGTTGTTTTTTTTGCGCTTATCAACATCCACAGCCACGACGAAGAGTCTGTTCGGGCACACAATGCCCATTGGGTAAGTTTGAAAAATATGCCCCAACTCATTTTTGACCACGAAAAAATGGTTCAAAATGCCCTTGAGCGCCTACGCTATAAAGCCGCCCTTCACCCCATTGGTTTTGAACTCCTACCCGAAACATTTACCATTCCCCAATTACACAAACTTTACGAAGCCATTTACGGAATGCAGTTGGACAGACGCAACTTCAGTCGTAAGATTTTGTCCACGGGCTTGCTAGTAGATACGGGGGAAAAAAATGAAAACTCAGCCACAAAAAAAGCCATTTTGTACCGCTTAGACAAAGAAAAATACGAAGACAAATTTCACTCATTTTGGTATTTTATGCCAGAACCTTCCGCCTAAACATCTAACATTCAACGAAATAGAATAAAACATATCATGCAACATCAATACACTATTGGGCTAGACTACGGCACCGATTCGGTCCGCGCCTTGGTGGTGAATACCCAAACG contains:
- a CDS encoding patatin-like phospholipase family protein, whose translation is MSTFPFQHLVFKGGGVKGIAYVGAMKALEEANISSQISGFAGTSAGSIVAALGACRISSDTLNTFLASTNYENFKDKGNILNFLTDLAKKFGLYEGEYFLDSWFKVFLQQQGINPAITFQEVYAKFGTTLKVFSTDLNTQKIQEFSITTTPNVQIAMAVRASMSIPLFFRAWQFPDSIPNNHIFVDGGVMYNYPIDCFDSPTTSPQSTLGFFLTDLHNVSPPNGLTYGIDYLETYIKSLFEALLNSQDLMIQKNLYEDKRTIQIDDLGISATDFNITPQQVQALYHSGYTSTQTFLQAFLG
- a CDS encoding NrtR DNA-binding winged helix domain-containing protein, which produces MNQYPHSTRLLVAIDCIIFGFDGDEIKLLVIKRNFEPERGKWSLMGGFVNQEEDLEVGAERILYELTGLNNIYVEQLLTFGKVNRDPVERTISVVFFALINIHSHDEESVRAHNAHWVSLKNMPQLIFDHEKMVQNALERLRYKAALHPIGFELLPETFTIPQLHKLYEAIYGMQLDRRNFSRKILSTGLLVDTGEKNENSATKKAILYRLDKEKYEDKFHSFWYFMPEPSA